In a genomic window of Gemmatimonadaceae bacterium:
- a CDS encoding glycosyltransferase → MSTRPLRTTPRQPQAPLVDVSVLVPAKDEAGNLALFLELCEAMIRAQSARYEVVVVDDGSTDGSWALLQQLRTRFDFLRPVRHRAQRGIAEALRTGYLHAQGQVLVFYPADLQFKPEDIPSLVGPILAGESDMVTGYKQGKYEKAFVSRIYNGLSRTLFHVPVRDLNNVKAYRREIMAALPMRPDFHRYMIVMAAAQGFTVTEVPIPLYPRHSGRSKFGLSRIPVGVLDMVAVWFELRFGQKPLLAFGMLGAALFGVGFLAGITALGWLAATGEGQRWVWTLIQTCLLLGSVFFATGLLGEQIAQQRAEMRELRRELDELATRAADADSLDAGTVDPR, encoded by the coding sequence GTGAGTACCCGACCCCTCCGCACTACGCCCCGTCAGCCGCAGGCGCCCCTCGTCGACGTGAGCGTGCTGGTCCCCGCCAAGGATGAGGCGGGGAACCTCGCGCTCTTCCTCGAGCTGTGCGAGGCGATGATCCGCGCGCAGTCCGCCCGCTACGAAGTGGTGGTCGTGGACGATGGCTCGACCGACGGCAGCTGGGCGCTGCTGCAGCAGCTCCGCACGCGCTTCGACTTCCTCCGCCCGGTGCGCCATCGCGCCCAGCGCGGCATCGCCGAGGCGCTGCGCACGGGCTATCTCCACGCCCAGGGGCAGGTGCTCGTCTTCTACCCGGCCGATCTGCAGTTCAAGCCGGAAGATATCCCGAGCCTGGTGGGGCCCATCCTGGCCGGTGAGTCGGACATGGTCACCGGCTACAAGCAGGGGAAGTACGAGAAGGCCTTCGTATCGCGCATCTACAACGGCCTGAGTCGCACACTCTTTCACGTGCCGGTGCGCGACCTGAACAACGTGAAGGCCTATCGGCGGGAGATCATGGCGGCGCTGCCCATGCGCCCCGACTTCCACCGCTACATGATCGTCATGGCCGCCGCGCAGGGCTTCACGGTCACCGAAGTCCCGATCCCGCTCTACCCGCGACACAGCGGCCGCTCCAAGTTCGGCCTGTCGCGCATTCCGGTGGGCGTGCTCGACATGGTCGCGGTGTGGTTCGAGCTGCGCTTTGGCCAGAAGCCGTTGCTGGCCTTCGGCATGCTCGGCGCCGCGCTCTTCGGCGTGGGCTTCCTCGCCGGCATCACCGCGCTCGGGTGGCTCGCTGCGACCGGCGAAGGGCAGCGCTGGGTCTGGACGCTCATCCAGACGTGTCTGCTCCTCGGCTCCGTCTTCTTTGCCACGGGGCTGCTCGGCGAGCAGATCGCGCAGCAGCGCGCCGAGATGCGCGAACTGCGCCGCGAACTC